The sequence ataatgcgcccccatgtataatacgcaccctaaaaatggcatgttgatgctggaaaaaagcctgtacccatgtataatacgcacccaattttttttttttcctttttttttttaagtcccaacgatcgtcacacacgtagggaggcaatgggtcccatttttatagtctttggtatggtcttaactaggctggatgtatttttttttgttggcgttgatttctccaactgcccctaaaggcaccaccgcgatcagtgcggacatgtgaaaaaagcgtgcggacatgtgaaaaaggcggctctgtatgggagagaagttgaagaggaattaaaaaaaaacttggaaaccaaaacttgcccctcgtcgtgactcggagccgcaacaaatgtttcggatttgtgtagggtacattgtgacagcaaacgagcaggtgatcgagcaagcgtctgatacgagagcattgcgttcgtattggagcgtgtttgaagtgaacagcagagacgaaaggatcaaggcaaagtgttgtgaaataaaatattacctgtaatacgcattttgttatttgctgattgaaactgctaattaaactgtgaattgaaactaataggtgtcaaagtcaaagtcaggtctaaataccatcagacatttgtttacacgctggaaacaaagaggagaagacaaccagtattcttttgctcgcgaggagaattaggtagaaggcccagttcacagtcctccaccaattctgacctgccctaccgtcatctcctctttttatattgggttgccctggttacaagaggcgttgctacactaaagggaggggagagtgtgactgtagcaacgctgttcagctagctaataatgttgtgtggtgcgaggccgcatggccttggccgatccgtgaccccaggaatgcagagtctgttcttagatggttgggagcctcgttcccggctgcaatctccaaacctggatgccgtgtccctcttgtgcatacactccaataaacgttaagtagatgtgagataacttgcatgaagtctacttaaacaaacattgagtaaatatgtgataactaaaaaactgtcttggacaaaaacaatcaaaagagaaaggacttctcttgaactaacaaagaacaaaggtgttctgttcataactagtgagggcctctcacagataagacaaggaagggagtataaggactccccaaggctggctggcagatatgttggcttgagcgaagatatgtgacctccggtttcacgccgaccagcgcttcagcaaaactaattattctaacaataggaagagaactgaactctcgctctttatatagctatacctgggggggcgcgtgtgaccctggggaacaggctttttttttggcagtactagaataaagtgtaattgcgcatctactacagcaggcggcagtggcgctctcattgttacttctgtcacgtttgcgacagtgcaacattttacgacttacaagacaagttaggatagtcacggtggggaggggggggcgcgaatagttttcttcttgctaggggggggcgtaacagaagataattgagaagcactgttttaggacaataaattggttaaattttgcgcattatacacgaaaaaaaacggtaatttattgtcctaaaatctggggtgcgcattatacatgggtacaaaaaaaatatatatatttttatttttttatttttttttttatccggatatgatacggaggccgccattacagatgcgctttcttctctgctgttcacttcaaacacgctccatacgaacacaatgctctcgtatcagacgcttgctcgatcacctgctcgtttgctgtcagaacgtaccctacacaaatccgaaacatttcttcgctatcgagtttgctagcgcatgcgtagtgatactgaccggcagaataacatccggttgttcccaaagatgatcttttttctgaaataattttacgtttacggacttaagtaggagtcaaaatttgggtgcgtattatacataggtagaggcttttttccagcatcgacatgccatttttagggtgcgtataatacatgagggcgcattatacatggaaaaaaaccaatTGGCAATTAattggttgccatggtaacgtgTCAATTGTCACATGGATAACTGACGAGCCAATGGTTATGAgatcaacgtttgttttatttggTCGAATAAACGCACCCAGTCTTCATTTTTTTACGCTAACCGTGCTAAGCTATACTAACAGGAAAAAGCTGTGACTATTTTGATTTGAATTTCGTTCAGGTGCATTACAGATACCAATAAGCATCAACAGACGCATTCAACAATGGTGGGGAGGCACCCAGCGGACTCGCTAACATGTCACACCGTTTgtcaaaaaaatgcaaacattggatattgtggtgaattctctttggtggtcagctggtcttcaaaAGCAAGCGGTGGAAAGGTGTCTGGctcggggaaggaaaacttcagtgagacacggctgattggggaaagattttattcaaccgatgtcagaattGAAGTGTCTCTCTCCAGCCAAAAGTCTCAAGTCCCCCCAAGTCTTCCCGCCCTCGAATATTATACCCCACGCCCCCACCTCACGACGGCTGCTGGATGACCTCTGACCCGCCAGCCTGCCTTGCTGATTCTACACAGATGGCCAACCGCTGTATCTATACATCctggcagaggcgtagccaggaatttttccagtaggggcgcacgcccacaggaaaaaaaatctaacatcacccacgccgttcgctgatcgctaaaacaacatccgggtcggggaggcaaacggtgaatggataacatcgcgcagatagaatagcgcaagcacgtTGGCGcaggaccgaaagaaaaaaacggcatgaaaatgaagaatcgaaaaagccagatttttttcaaccggggcgcacggagtccgaaccggggcgccccggcttggctacgcctctgcatcCTGGTGCCAGGAAGTCTGCCTTCCTggaccaggccccataaaatcccacACGAGCGTGACCTGGTCACACTTAAGCTTAGAAGTGAAACCAgaatgataccagaataaaaatatactACAATACGTTCACCTTTTTAGGCTCAACAACTTCAGAAGCAATTGTCAGGCCAATCCAATTGGTTAAGTCTCACTCCGCTCTTAAGAAGCATCTCCAGCTAACAGGCTTTACATGGTGGTCATGAGTCGGAGTGAACCTGTGACAAGCGGCAGTCGCCCCGGTTGGTCTTGGTGATGCGGTGGTGGTTTCCACAGCGATGGACATCTGGGGTGGATACCGGGGGTGGTCTCTTGCAGGCTGTCAGGGGGCCGGCGCCCGTGTCTTCCAGCCCCCGCCATCGGACTTCACTCTGCCCCTGTAGGAGTGGCGACTCCTTACGGCGTTGTGCTTGCAATGACTCTGCTGTCGCTGCCCTGCTTCGTCCGGGTTTGGTAATCGGGACCTTGCGAGGGCGGCTAGTACCGAATTTGGCTCATGGCTACCGTCCGTTTTTGTGTTTGGTCTTGGGAATTTGTCCCTGCCCCGTAGCATTCCGATTACCTCAGAGTGGGACACGCTCTGTGTTATGGGCAAAGGCTGGCGCCGGGGAGCATTACAGTGGCTGCCCGCTTTGGTCTTGGGGCAGCCAGTACGAGAGACGGGGGCTCGACACTGAAGCAAACGGTAGATGTAGTTGTCCAGATGTCTTTGAGAGAGGGTGTGGGCGGGCCGAGGGCAGCTCTGCCGTACGATAGAAGGAGAGCCGATGGGTGCGGACGATTCCTTGCTTTTGGTCACCATCTCTAGGGAGGCGGCCGGACGCGGGGGCCGAACCACCTCGCTCACTTTTGGGACCAAAACGGTACTGCGGTACTTAGAAGGGGTGGGGCCGGAGTCGCAGGCAGAACCAGGAAGTGAGGCATCACGTGGAGCAGCCACCGCTCTCGTCTGGAAAGATGCGACATTAGAGAATGATATTGTGAGGAAATTTGAATGTACAGGTTACTTCCGAGCAGCACAATACAATTGACAACCTCTAACCTGAACTGAAAAGCACAACAAAACTTGTTGTTGGGTCTGCACACCACAAAACGCATCAGAAGATGGAGTCAGGGTCAGAAAAGTATACCGTTGTTGGGGCGGAATATATCCGGGTCGGCCATCCGACAGAAACACTCGGTGAAGATGAAGTCGGGCGAGTTGGACACGGATGCCGCATCGCTCAACTCATAGAAACCTGACGTGCACAAGTCGTCAGCTTAGCCACACGACACGCCCTTGTCATACATGTGCTCCTCCGACCAGAACTGGCCCGTCTGTCCACTTCCTGCTGGTCATGTGATGTTTCCATTTGGTCACGTGATGCCTCGTTGTCTAATCGCAGCTCGCTGATCTGACGGCTCAACTCGTGAAGCTGACTCACCAGCCCAGCATCCCTCCTCTGACACACACATACCCATACACTTGCGCAGAAGCGCTCCCTTTCCCGGGGTGGAAAACATTTGTGCTATGCATCCTTGATCCAACCGCATGTGAGCAACACAAACAAAGGTCTACTTCCAGCAGTGGGACGTGTCTAAACCAACACCGGCTCTAAGCAGGGGCAAGAGGGGCAACGCTCCCTCAAACAGATGTTctgccccctcgaatcaaacttttagaagtaaaaaatccgctgatagaaacacacgtaatcagccccctctcttctctcatgtcggtgcagtgtgtgtcctcacacagcctgctgtcaggactccgcgcccctccgtaaacatccaatcactgtgagtatgcaaatgaggcaagacgcagccagagagtgtcaagttacagtcagcgcggtaggagttggaagaagcagtaaaaacttcaccaaactcgtcgtaatgacccgtgatatcaaagtcaagtcaaagtctgctttattgtcaacgtcttcacatgccgagacacacaaagagatcgaaattacgttttctctatcccacggggacaagacatattacacgatagacaagacatattacacgatagacaagtaaacgacgcaatacaaaaaacaagaaggcacaaacaataaataataagtaataataaataataaataaacagataacacaacaaataagagccagtgtgcatacagacagtaaaagtacaggacgctacgcgcagaacggggaagcaagttcaggatcctaacagcctggagtatgcagctgtttgagagtctggtggtgcgggagcgcaggcttctgtacctcttcccagagggcagaagctcgaacaaagagtgagcggggtgactcacatcactcacaatcgtggtcgtcttgcgggtgagatgggtggTGTAAATGtaattcaaggaggggagcggagcaccaataatcttaccagccgtgttcactatgcgctgcagggccttcaagttgtagtcaatgcagccgccaccccaaacagcaatacagctggagaggacgctctcaatggtgccgcggtaaaatgtagtcatgacggccggaggagcgctcgctcgcctgagtttccgcaggaagtacacaaacatagtacacaatatacatacaagtaaacaacacaaacaaataaaaacaagaaggcacataaAAGGATCTCATAACAAAAATACtataaaatatacaaaaaacatggaaaaaaaaaaggttttccttCTGAATCCTTTTTGGGGGGAGATATGAGTGAGCCACAAACTATGTACAAACTATGACATACAGTAGATCTGTGACAGTACAAATTGCTCTagaacagtgcttctcaattattttctgttacgcccccccctagcaagaagaaatctattcgcgccccccctccccaccgtgactatcctaacttgtcttgtaagtcgtaaaatgttgcactgtcgcaaacgtgacagaagtaacaatgagagcgccactgccccctgctgtagtaaacgcacaattacactttatactagtactgccaaaaaaaaagcctgttccccagggtcacacgcgcccccccaggaatagcaccgcgccccccaaggggggcgcgccccactatttgagaagcactgctctagaaTAATTGCGACAATTTAAACAGAAAGTACTCCATCTTGCAAAAAAATTGTCTATGCCGAAGTTCCTCTTCTTAAAATGGGagctgaataaataagagtgacgaataaataataaataaacaaataacataataaataagaggagcaaaaatggagcaagtgtgcatacagcatctgttgtctgtgtcatgtgtagcttccccacaaacaaagcacaagttagataaatcatctgtgaaaacaaagacagaagAATTGCTATAGTACTTCCCTGTGTAAAACTTAACTGAGTTGTATAGTATAGCATTGATAGCACAGTCAGGACCATTCTTTGGGTGGCAATAACATCTCTATTACTTACCAGGCTCTAATAGAAGTGT is a genomic window of Syngnathus typhle isolate RoL2023-S1 ecotype Sweden linkage group LG16, RoL_Styp_1.0, whole genome shotgun sequence containing:
- the LOC133169674 gene encoding uncharacterized protein LOC133169674, with translation MRHPCPTRPTSSSPSVSVGWPTRIYSAPTTTRAVAAPRDASLPGSACDSGPTPSKYRSTVLVPKVSEVVRPPRPAASLEMVTKSKESSAPIGSPSIVRQSCPRPAHTLSQRHLDNYIYRLLQCRAPVSRTGCPKTKAGSHCNAPRRQPLPITQSVSHSEVIGMLRGRDKFPRPNTKTDGSHEPNSVLAALARSRLPNPDEAGQRQQSHCKHNAVRSRHSYRGRVKSDGGGWKTRAPAP